One window of Trifolium pratense cultivar HEN17-A07 linkage group LG5, ARS_RC_1.1, whole genome shotgun sequence genomic DNA carries:
- the LOC123885740 gene encoding probable F-box protein At2g36090 translates to MNNFSMLPPDIILTHILPRLDGETLTALSAVSSEFFHMICKDNNSRLWVNVCISTWPSLLSHTWVGFHGMIISDFPGGCRSFFSDAFPSLHHRNNPPPPPPPPKFPSVADFAYVFDVFLQGERERERELLCANIGSQSIKIGTCGATRSFRFVDSCDLWNILNFIPVKKDGCEEYLKEKLRFSCVLISSLYSEISSRSTIKHAGSLFRPCCKPVSVTTNNGSVVAVYETLLPMAGVWEYFTEMVKCEVKVKCEWKNEEEDKFYVRRIKIRMEDMDGIVVNENQAAIILMNAIENGERRGRGRGNEFHLGCTHVYGPSLCVAANKRKVETSKRDPQAMLITKLRRLWKI, encoded by the exons ATGAATAATTTTAGTATGTTACCTCCGGACATCATTCTTACTCACATCCTTCCGCGCCTCGACGGCGAAACCCTAACGGCTTTATCAGCAGTCTCCTCTGAATTCTTTCACATGATCTGCAAAGACAACAACAGCAGACTATGGGTGAACGTTTGCATTTCCACGTGGCCTAGCTTGTTGTCGCATACTTGGGTAGGTTTCCATGGGATGATAATTTCAGACTTCCCCGGTGGCTGCCGTTCCTTCTTCTCCGATGCGTTCCCTTCCCTCCACCATCGTAATAATCCTcctccacctccaccaccaccaaaaTTTCCATCCGTTGCAGATTTTGCGTAtgtatttgatgtttttttacAGGGAGAACGAGAACGAGAACGAGAACTTTTGTGTGCAAATATTGGATCTCAAAGCATAAAGATAGGGACATGTGGAGCCACGAGATCCTTTCGTTTTGTTGACTCTTGTGACTTGTggaatattttgaattttattccAGTGAAGAAAGATGGGTGTGAGgaatatttgaaagaaaaattgagGTTTAGTTGTGTGCTTATATCATCTCTATATAGTGAAATATCATCTAGGAGTACTATAAAGCATGCAGGGAGCTTGTTTCGTCCGTGTTGTAAACCTGTTTCAGTTACAACTAACAATGGATCGGTTGTGGCGGTGTACGAGACGCTGTTGCCGATGGCGGGGGTTTGGGAGTATTTTACGGAGATGGTAAAGTGTGAGGTGAAGGTGAAGTGTGAGtggaaaaatgaagaagaagataagTTCTATGTGAGGCGTATTAAGATTAGAATGGAGGACATGGATGGGATTGTTGTGAATGAGAATCAAGCTGCCATTATTCTTATGAATGCTATTGAAAATGGGGAGAggagaggaagaggaagaggaaaTGAATTTCACCTTGGCTGCACGCATg TTTATGGGCCTTCACTGTGTGTTGCTGCTAATAAAAGAAAAGTTGAAACTTCTAAAAGGGACCCTCAAGCAATGTTGATTACAAAATTGAGAAGACTGTGGAAGATTTAG